A window of Ranitomeya variabilis isolate aRanVar5 chromosome 2, aRanVar5.hap1, whole genome shotgun sequence contains these coding sequences:
- the SAXO4 gene encoding stabilizer of axonemal microtubules 4 has translation MSPGIQGSRRGSCDPLNFYCTNYNTSYGRPDFSPPRVLHTGTHSHRSTGYWSNFRPVVYYSPNLDRTDNPQMGLILRGNYTSITNRDFAPLQHMTGAEPLPHALHSPQSGFIRSNEVTNPKSRAVKSVHFDTRDHGSEVIPGILPQHRPLLSVPQGKGSPNMENFQHGPSFMSTEYKTRFTPKSSDRPGRSQTEIIGEMEDSGFTEGSNLEPITHDPYSQYRVPRGYHRLMGHSITKTDFLPSSTLQGREPLPALAGNSDRDSGFSRELDQVLCTNAPFNDFHSNDKDKNKDDLLGRTFIGKKETSGFSNNNLMYMQSGKEPIQQYLTNYNLRYYNPVPRGGDREGWTRGGIQKQLHTGFSVNNERHISGI, from the exons ATGTCACCAGGGATTCAGGGGAGTAGGAGAGGAAGTTGTGACCCTCTTAACTTCTATTGTACTAATTATAACACCTCCTATG GTCGTCCAGACTTTTCTCCTCCCAGAGTCTTGCACACTGGCACTCATTCCCATCGCAGTACAGGGTACTGGTCTAATTTTCGACCAGTTGTGTACTACTCCCCTAATCTGGACCGGACGGATAACCCACAAATGGG CCTGATCCTGAGAGGCAACTACACATCAATCACAAACAGAGACTTCGCCCCTCTTCAGCACATGACGGGGGCTGAGCCGTTACCCCATGCACTTCACTCCCCACAAAGTGGATTCATCAGAAGCAATGAAGTTACCAACCCCAAGTCTAGAGCT GTCAAATCTGTTCATTTTGACACTCGGGATCATGGTTCTGAAGTCATACCGGGTATCTTACCACAACACCGACCGCTGCTGTCTGTGCCTCAAGGGAAGGGATCTCCCAACATGGAAAACTTCCAACAT GGTCCATCTTTCATGTCTACAGAATATAAAACCAGGTTCACCCCAAAGTCATCTGATCGCCCAG gcAGATCCCAAACTGAAATTATCGGAGAAATGGAGGATTCAGGATTCACCGAAGGATCAAATTTGGAACCGATCACCCATGATCCTTACTCCCAATACCGTGTGCCG AGAGGATACCACCGTCTGATGGGACACAGTATTACCAAGACAGATTTTCTGCCATCTTCTACCTTGCAG GGCAGAGAACCATTACCAGCTCTGGCCGGGAACTCTGACCGAGACAGTGGTTTCTCCAGGGAACTAGATCAAGTTCTTTGTACAAAT GCTCCATTCAACGATTTCCATAGCAATGATAAAGATAAGAACAAAGATGATCTTTTGGGAAGGACGTTCATTGGTAAGAAG gaGACATCTGGATTTAGTAACAATAATCTCATGTACATGCAATCAGGGAAGGAGCCCATACAACAGTATCTCACCAACTACAACCTAAG GTACTACAATCCTGTGCCCCGCGGTGGAGATAGAGAAGGTTGGACACGTGGTGGGATCCAGAAACAACTGCACACTGGCTTCTCTGTGAACAATGAACGGCATATATCTGGCATCTAA